In Acidobacteriota bacterium, the following proteins share a genomic window:
- a CDS encoding sodium:proton antiporter — MPKAVKWALFFVILISILLIREYTDLIRFNPVTKDYGFWSVVPALLTLFLCFATREVIPALFLGVFAGGVISGKYNIVKEYLIPAIGSPSYGQILFVYLWCLGGLIGLWTKTGGAWHFAEWVGKRIVRGRRSAKFFAYLLGVLFHQGGTISTILAGSTAKPIADRNRVSHEELSYIIDSTASPIATILPFNVWPLYIGGLVAGTIPLFPDQASGINFFFHAIPFNFYAWFAITFTLLLSLEKLPWYGRRMRKAMERARETGKLDRDGARPLTSKELSTVSVPEGYPTGNDDFLVPIGTLLSIAIIPKIALGKMYISEAFLLAVLSAMFLALYKGMRLNEVIEGFVDGCKGVTVGAIILGFAVTLGRVSASLGTANYIVRTTSQIINPHLLPAIFLGICMFIAFSVGTSWGTYAVVFPIAMPLAYAVNPDPFYITLCFAAVTGGATYGDQCSPISDTSILSSLATGADLMDHVFTQLPLASLAAGIAGVLYTIIAFIYF; from the coding sequence ATGCCGAAAGCAGTCAAATGGGCATTATTTTTTGTAATCCTGATATCCATACTCCTTATCCGCGAGTATACTGATCTTATAAGGTTTAACCCAGTCACTAAGGATTACGGTTTCTGGTCCGTCGTACCCGCCCTTCTTACCCTGTTTCTCTGTTTCGCCACCAGGGAGGTTATCCCCGCCCTGTTCCTGGGCGTTTTTGCCGGCGGGGTGATATCGGGGAAGTACAATATCGTTAAGGAATACCTCATTCCCGCCATTGGGAGCCCTTCCTATGGGCAGATATTGTTCGTCTATCTCTGGTGTCTTGGCGGGTTGATCGGGCTCTGGACCAAGACCGGTGGTGCCTGGCATTTCGCGGAATGGGTAGGAAAAAGGATCGTGCGGGGGAGGAGATCGGCTAAGTTCTTTGCCTATCTCCTTGGGGTCCTGTTCCATCAGGGGGGAACGATAAGCACCATCCTTGCTGGTTCTACCGCCAAGCCGATAGCTGACCGAAACCGGGTGAGCCACGAGGAGCTCTCCTACATCATCGATTCCACCGCTTCACCCATTGCTACCATCCTCCCCTTCAATGTTTGGCCCCTCTACATCGGAGGATTGGTGGCAGGGACAATACCTCTATTCCCTGATCAGGCGAGTGGGATCAACTTCTTCTTCCACGCCATCCCCTTCAACTTCTACGCCTGGTTTGCCATTACCTTCACCCTGCTACTTTCTCTTGAGAAGCTTCCCTGGTATGGGAGAAGGATGAGGAAGGCAATGGAAAGAGCGAGAGAGACGGGGAAACTCGATAGGGATGGAGCCCGGCCCCTTACTTCTAAGGAGCTCTCCACGGTTTCGGTACCGGAGGGATACCCAACGGGTAATGATGATTTCCTCGTACCCATAGGAACCCTTCTCTCCATTGCTATCATCCCGAAAATAGCCCTCGGGAAGATGTATATATCCGAGGCGTTCCTCCTGGCGGTGCTATCGGCGATGTTTCTCGCCCTTTATAAGGGAATGAGGCTCAATGAGGTGATAGAGGGTTTCGTCGATGGTTGTAAGGGGGTGACGGTGGGGGCGATAATCCTCGGCTTTGCGGTCACCCTGGGGAGGGTTTCTGCTTCGCTCGGAACCGCGAACTACATCGTTCGTACCACCAGCCAGATCATCAATCCTCATCTTCTTCCCGCTATTTTCCTCGGGATCTGTATGTTCATCGCCTTTTCCGTGGGCACCTCCTGGGGAACCTATGCGGTCGTCTTTCCCATCGCTATGCCCCTGGCTTATGCGGTCAATCCCGATCCCTTTTACATCACCCTCTGCTTTGCTGCGGTGACCGGGGGTGCCACCTACGGTGATCAATGTTCCCCTATCTCCGATACCTCTATTCTCTCATCGCTGGCGACCGGGGCTGATCTGATGGACCATGTGTTCACCCAGCTTCCCTTAGCCAGCTTGGCTGCTGGGATCGCTGGGGTTCTTTATACCATCATCGCCTTTATCTATTTCTAA
- the ilvC gene encoding ketol-acid reductoisomerase → MKVYYDRDANKKVLEGKKVAIIGYGSQGHAQAQNLRDSGVEVIVAQRPGSRNYQLAKEHGFNPVSAYEASKEADIVQLLVPDQVQREVYYGEIAENMTSGKALVFSHGFNIHFGQIKPPADVDVYMVAPKGPGHIVRRLYQEGGGVPALIAVEQNATGKAKELALAHACAIGAGRAGIIETTFKEETETDLFGEQVVLCGGLTELIRAGFDTLVEAGYQPEIAYFECLNEVKLIVDLIYEGGIAHMRNSISDTAEYGDLTRGKRIITEETRKEMRRILEEIQTGQFAKEWLLENMVGRPEYNLRKRRDEEHLIESVGEKLRKMMKWIKK, encoded by the coding sequence ATTAAAGTATATTACGACCGGGATGCAAATAAGAAGGTGCTTGAGGGAAAGAAGGTAGCGATCATCGGGTATGGCAGTCAGGGACATGCCCAGGCGCAGAACCTGAGGGATAGTGGGGTTGAGGTGATAGTTGCTCAACGCCCCGGATCGAGGAATTACCAGTTGGCAAAGGAGCACGGGTTCAATCCGGTAAGCGCTTATGAGGCGAGCAAGGAGGCGGATATCGTTCAACTACTCGTTCCGGATCAGGTGCAGAGGGAGGTATATTATGGTGAGATAGCGGAGAATATGACCAGTGGCAAGGCGCTTGTCTTCTCCCATGGGTTCAACATCCATTTCGGTCAGATAAAACCCCCTGCTGATGTAGATGTATATATGGTGGCGCCGAAGGGTCCGGGTCATATCGTCCGCCGTCTCTATCAGGAGGGAGGGGGTGTTCCTGCCCTGATAGCGGTGGAGCAGAATGCTACCGGTAAGGCGAAGGAGCTCGCCTTGGCTCATGCCTGTGCCATAGGAGCGGGCAGGGCGGGGATAATCGAGACCACCTTTAAAGAGGAAACGGAGACCGATCTTTTCGGGGAACAGGTTGTCCTTTGTGGAGGGTTGACCGAGCTTATTCGAGCAGGTTTCGATACCCTGGTTGAGGCAGGATACCAACCCGAGATAGCCTATTTCGAATGCCTGAACGAGGTGAAGCTCATCGTCGATCTGATATATGAAGGGGGTATCGCCCATATGAGGAACTCCATCTCGGACACGGCGGAATACGGCGATCTGACCAGGGGCAAGCGGATCATCACTGAGGAGACGAGAAAGGAGATGAGGAGAATACTTGAGGAGATCCAGACAGGTCAATTCGCCAAGGAGTGGCTCCTTGAGAATATGGTTGGTCGCCCTGAATACAATTTACGAAAGAGGAGGGATGAGGAACACTTGATCGAATCCGTAGGCGAAAAGCTCCGCAAGATGATGAAATGGATTAAGAAATAG
- the ilvN gene encoding acetolactate synthase small subunit, with translation MERHTIIITVVNKVGVLARIAGLLSSRGYNIESIIAAPTEDPDIYKIHLVVSGTAKRIEQVTKQLNKLIDTIKVVDISHKNSYIIREFVLIKVKSLKNYSDIFELVDVFKAKILDITRHNITVELSGPPLKVERFIDLLRPYGILEFVRSGTIAVSEN, from the coding sequence ATGGAGAGGCACACCATCATCATAACCGTGGTAAACAAGGTCGGTGTTCTGGCGAGGATTGCTGGTCTGCTTTCTTCCCGGGGCTACAACATCGAAAGCATCATCGCCGCACCCACCGAGGACCCCGACATATATAAGATACACCTGGTTGTTTCTGGAACTGCAAAAAGGATCGAACAGGTAACGAAACAGCTCAACAAGCTCATCGATACCATCAAGGTGGTCGATATCTCCCACAAGAACAGTTACATCATCCGGGAGTTCGTCTTGATAAAGGTGAAGTCCTTGAAGAACTATTCGGATATCTTCGAGCTGGTCGATGTATTTAAGGCGAAGATCCTCGATATAACGCGTCATAACATCACTGTGGAGCTTTCCGGTCCTCCCTTGAAGGTGGAGCGGTTCATCGATCTTTTAAGGCCCTACGGCATTTTGGAGTTTGTGAGGAGTGGCACCATCGCGGTGAGCGAGAATTAA
- the ilvD gene encoding dihydroxy-acid dehydratase: MRSDKAKKGLERAPHRSLLKAMGYIDEEIKRPWIGIVNAHNEIIPGHIHLDEIARAVKVGVRLAGGTPIEFPVIGVCDGIAMGHIGMKYSLASRELIADSIEVVALAHQFDALVMVTNCDKIVPGMLMAAARLNIPTVLVSGGPMLAGRIKGKNISLSNVFEAIGGVKSGKLSEDELYWYEEQACPGCGSCAGMFTANSMNCLSEALGMALPGNGTIPAVYAERLRLAKKAGLAVLELLKRDIKPRDVMTKEAFLNALAVDMALGGSTNSLLHLPAIANEAGVSLDLEIVNEISGRTPNLCRLSPAGPHHLEDLYFAGGVQAVMKELSKKNLLDLGLMTVTGRTVGENIEDAESRNPEVIRPITDPYSEIGGLAVLKGNLAPKGCVVKRSAVAKGMLKHRGPARVFDSEEEAVKAILGGGIKQGEVVVIRYEGPKGGPGMREMLTPTSSLAGMGLDKEVALITDGRFSGATKGASIGHISPEAAEGGPIALVKDGDIISFDIEAGTISLEVSDEEIARRRSFWKPPEPKIKNGYLARYAKLVTSASTGAILKEG; the protein is encoded by the coding sequence ATGAGAAGTGATAAAGCGAAGAAGGGTTTAGAGAGAGCTCCCCATCGTTCGTTGTTGAAGGCAATGGGATACATCGATGAGGAGATAAAAAGACCTTGGATAGGGATTGTAAACGCCCATAACGAGATCATCCCGGGACACATTCACCTGGACGAGATCGCTCGGGCAGTAAAGGTAGGGGTGCGGTTAGCGGGAGGAACGCCCATAGAGTTTCCCGTCATCGGGGTATGCGATGGGATAGCTATGGGACATATCGGGATGAAGTACTCCTTAGCCAGCCGGGAGCTCATCGCCGATTCGATCGAGGTTGTGGCTCTTGCTCATCAGTTTGACGCCCTGGTTATGGTGACCAACTGCGACAAGATCGTGCCCGGGATGTTGATGGCAGCAGCCAGGCTGAACATACCCACCGTTCTGGTGAGTGGGGGACCGATGCTGGCAGGGAGGATAAAAGGAAAAAATATCAGCCTATCCAATGTCTTTGAGGCGATCGGCGGGGTTAAAAGCGGAAAGCTCTCCGAGGATGAGCTTTATTGGTACGAAGAGCAAGCCTGCCCTGGATGCGGCTCCTGTGCCGGTATGTTTACCGCCAATAGTATGAACTGCCTCTCCGAGGCTTTAGGGATGGCATTGCCCGGAAACGGCACCATCCCCGCAGTCTATGCCGAGCGGTTGCGCCTGGCTAAGAAGGCGGGGCTCGCTGTCCTCGAGCTCCTAAAAAGGGATATCAAGCCGAGGGATGTGATGACGAAGGAGGCGTTCTTAAACGCCCTCGCGGTGGATATGGCTCTTGGAGGGAGCACGAACAGCCTGCTTCATCTGCCGGCGATCGCCAATGAGGCGGGGGTTAGCCTCGACCTTGAGATCGTGAACGAGATCAGCGGAAGGACCCCCAACCTGTGTCGCTTAAGTCCTGCCGGACCGCATCATCTCGAGGACCTTTATTTTGCCGGTGGTGTTCAAGCGGTGATGAAGGAGTTGTCGAAGAAGAACCTGTTGGATCTCGGGTTGATGACGGTGACTGGAAGGACGGTAGGGGAGAATATCGAGGATGCGGAGAGCAGGAACCCGGAAGTCATCCGTCCCATCACCGATCCCTACAGCGAAATCGGGGGGCTTGCCGTGCTTAAAGGGAACCTGGCACCCAAGGGGTGTGTGGTGAAGCGTTCGGCAGTGGCTAAGGGGATGCTCAAACATCGGGGACCGGCAAGGGTCTTCGATTCCGAAGAGGAGGCGGTGAAAGCGATCTTAGGAGGAGGGATAAAACAAGGAGAGGTGGTAGTTATCCGCTATGAGGGACCAAAGGGCGGTCCGGGAATGCGAGAGATGCTCACCCCTACCTCGAGCTTAGCGGGGATGGGGTTGGATAAGGAAGTTGCCCTGATTACCGATGGTCGTTTTAGCGGTGCCACTAAAGGGGCTTCGATCGGACATATATCCCCGGAGGCTGCTGAGGGCGGTCCCATAGCCCTGGTGAAGGATGGGGACATAATCTCCTTCGACATCGAGGCGGGAACCATCAGCCTTGAGGTCTCCGATGAGGAGATAGCCAGGAGGAGGTCTTTCTGGAAACCACCAGAGCCGAAGATCAAAAACGGCTATCTCGCTCGATATGCCAAGCTGGTTACCTCAGCAAGTACTGGGGCTATCTTAAAGGAGGGTTAA
- a CDS encoding citramalate synthase, with protein sequence MAKKVMVFDSTLRDGAQAEGISYSVEDKWKVVKALDELGVVYIEAGNPGSNPKDLEFFDQARKVKLKHAELVAFGSTKRRGTKVEDDSNVQSLLSANTRVVAIFGKSWDFHVREVIRATLEENLKMIEETIAFFKKKGKEVIFDAEHFFDGMKNNPGYALATLQAAVDGGADWLVLCDTNGGSFPKEIFEFTKEVAERFSVPLGIHCHNDSGLAVANSIMAVEAGVTQVQGTFLGFGERCGNANLSTLIPNLQLKKGYQCIPKDQMARLTTTARYIAEVSNIALDTRLPYVGKSAFAHKGGMHVDGVLKDPRSFEHIEPERVGNERRFLLSEVSGRSTILKKLQKIDPELRKDSKETQAIIDLLKELERQGYQFEAAESSFELMVRKHLGLYEPFFRLENFTVVDEQPLQDDAVSSSAIIKVDVDGKKEITAAQGDGPVHALDRALRKALEVFYPELKEMHLTDFKVRVLDPERATGAKVRVLIETTDGKESWTTVGVSTDIIQASCLALVDSIEYKLLKDIGKKMSKVTF encoded by the coding sequence ATGGCAAAAAAAGTAATGGTGTTTGATTCAACCCTACGGGATGGAGCCCAGGCAGAGGGGATCTCCTATTCGGTTGAGGACAAGTGGAAGGTTGTGAAAGCCCTCGATGAGCTCGGGGTGGTTTACATCGAAGCCGGTAATCCCGGCTCGAACCCAAAGGACCTGGAGTTTTTCGATCAAGCAAGGAAGGTCAAGCTGAAGCATGCCGAGTTGGTCGCCTTTGGGAGTACCAAGCGAAGAGGAACAAAGGTTGAGGACGATTCGAATGTTCAATCACTCCTTAGCGCTAATACCCGGGTGGTGGCGATCTTTGGAAAGAGCTGGGACTTTCATGTCAGGGAGGTGATCAGGGCGACCTTGGAGGAAAACCTGAAGATGATCGAGGAGACGATCGCCTTCTTCAAGAAGAAAGGCAAGGAGGTCATCTTCGATGCGGAGCATTTCTTCGATGGAATGAAGAATAATCCAGGCTACGCCCTGGCTACCCTCCAAGCAGCGGTTGATGGTGGTGCGGATTGGTTGGTTTTGTGCGATACCAATGGGGGTTCCTTTCCCAAAGAGATATTCGAATTCACCAAAGAGGTGGCAGAGAGGTTCTCCGTACCCCTCGGCATCCATTGTCATAACGATAGTGGCCTCGCGGTCGCCAACTCGATTATGGCGGTGGAGGCTGGTGTCACTCAGGTCCAGGGGACATTTCTTGGCTTTGGAGAGAGGTGCGGAAACGCCAATCTCTCCACATTGATCCCCAATCTCCAGTTGAAGAAGGGATATCAGTGTATCCCGAAGGATCAGATGGCAAGGCTCACCACCACTGCCCGCTATATCGCTGAGGTCTCCAATATCGCTTTGGATACTCGACTGCCTTATGTGGGAAAAAGCGCCTTCGCCCATAAGGGGGGAATGCATGTTGATGGAGTGCTCAAGGATCCTCGTTCATTTGAACATATAGAGCCAGAAAGGGTGGGCAATGAGAGGCGATTTCTCCTCTCCGAGGTTTCTGGCAGGAGTACCATCTTGAAGAAGCTTCAAAAGATCGATCCCGAACTCAGGAAGGATTCGAAGGAGACGCAAGCGATTATCGATCTGTTGAAGGAGCTGGAGCGCCAGGGTTATCAGTTCGAGGCAGCGGAATCCTCGTTCGAGTTGATGGTCCGGAAGCACCTCGGGCTCTATGAGCCGTTTTTCCGATTGGAGAACTTCACCGTCGTTGATGAACAACCCTTGCAGGATGATGCTGTCTCCTCTTCAGCCATCATCAAGGTCGATGTCGATGGGAAGAAGGAGATCACCGCTGCCCAGGGTGATGGCCCGGTGCACGCTTTGGATCGAGCCCTCCGTAAAGCACTGGAGGTGTTCTATCCCGAACTCAAGGAGATGCATCTAACCGATTTTAAGGTTCGGGTGCTCGATCCAGAGAGGGCGACAGGAGCCAAGGTGCGGGTTCTAATCGAGACCACTGACGGAAAGGAAAGCTGGACCACCGTTGGCGTTTCCACTGACATCATTCAAGCCAGCTGCCTCGCCTTGGTCGATTCCATCGAGTACAAGTTGCTCAAGGATATAGGGAAAAAGATGAGTAAGGTGACCTTCTGA
- a CDS encoding aminotransferase class I/II-fold pyridoxal phosphate-dependent enzyme, whose product MRKPRKQVERAKEHPLPLLPDEGIRLHLNENPFGPPPKVKEALKNFDPETLSRYPDPTPFREKLARSLGVLPEEVLLTNGADEAIQTIANTYLEEGDEVVIPTPTFITFKKCAELAGAKIIDIPYPSDLSFPKEKLLSAISKRTKLIVLITPDNPMGTVIPEEDIIEIIERGRDSLIVIDETYHHFAGRSLVPLIRRYDNLLIIGSFSKAYGLAGARVGYIVSDRKNISLLWRVLLPFTISAVSLALFSAAIDDAGYVDFVIRETAKAREFTFSRLDELGIPYHPTKTSFFLMKLGMRADMVVSYLRERGIFVRPLEDGLVRISIGRKEDMEKFTFVLAEIACPDALIFDIDGVLIDVSSSYREAIRRTVAEFTGYLPTPEEVQEYKEKGGLNDDWELTKRMIEDRGVKVSFSEVVSSFNRRYFGEGGEEPLYLKEHLLIPPEVLAKLKKRFKLGVATGRTRKATELALSRFGIKDYFDAVITLDETPNGKRKPHPYPVAKAMSLLGAKRAYYFGDNVDDIKAGISASAHPIGVMPPGIGGKRLRELFREAGALLVLDHPRLIPELFPELK is encoded by the coding sequence ATGAGAAAGCCGAGAAAGCAGGTGGAAAGGGCAAAGGAACATCCCCTCCCTCTTCTTCCTGATGAGGGGATAAGGCTTCATTTAAATGAAAACCCGTTTGGTCCCCCTCCTAAGGTTAAGGAGGCGCTTAAGAATTTCGATCCCGAGACACTTTCTCGCTATCCCGATCCCACCCCTTTCCGGGAGAAGCTCGCCCGATCCTTGGGGGTTTTGCCCGAGGAGGTACTGCTCACCAACGGTGCGGATGAGGCGATCCAGACGATAGCAAATACCTACCTCGAGGAGGGAGACGAAGTGGTTATCCCGACCCCTACCTTCATAACCTTTAAAAAATGCGCTGAGCTTGCCGGGGCGAAGATCATCGATATCCCCTATCCCTCTGATCTCTCCTTCCCTAAGGAGAAGCTCCTTTCCGCCATCTCGAAAAGGACGAAGCTCATCGTCCTCATCACCCCGGACAACCCGATGGGAACCGTCATTCCCGAAGAGGATATCATCGAGATAATCGAGCGGGGAAGGGATTCCCTCATCGTCATCGACGAGACTTACCATCATTTCGCCGGGCGAAGCCTCGTCCCCTTGATAAGAAGATACGACAACCTCCTCATCATAGGAAGCTTCTCCAAAGCTTATGGTCTTGCCGGAGCGAGGGTGGGTTATATCGTCTCCGACAGGAAAAACATCTCCCTCCTCTGGCGGGTGCTCCTCCCCTTTACCATAAGTGCGGTGAGCCTTGCCCTCTTTTCCGCTGCCATCGATGATGCAGGATATGTCGACTTCGTGATCCGGGAGACGGCAAAGGCTCGGGAGTTTACCTTCTCCCGACTTGATGAACTCGGCATCCCTTACCACCCCACCAAGACCAGTTTCTTCCTGATGAAGCTTGGGATGAGAGCGGATATGGTCGTTTCCTACCTCAGGGAAAGGGGGATCTTTGTAAGGCCCCTTGAAGATGGCTTGGTCCGCATCTCCATAGGCCGCAAGGAGGATATGGAGAAATTCACTTTCGTGCTTGCAGAGATAGCCTGCCCCGATGCCCTCATCTTCGACATCGACGGGGTGCTCATCGATGTCTCCTCATCCTACCGCGAGGCGATAAGGAGGACGGTGGCGGAGTTTACCGGTTATCTCCCCACGCCGGAGGAGGTTCAGGAGTACAAGGAAAAGGGCGGTCTAAACGACGACTGGGAGCTCACCAAGAGGATGATCGAGGACCGGGGGGTGAAGGTTTCCTTCTCCGAGGTGGTTTCCTCGTTCAATCGGCGTTATTTCGGGGAAGGAGGCGAAGAGCCACTCTATTTGAAGGAACATCTCCTCATCCCTCCCGAGGTACTCGCCAAGCTCAAAAAAAGGTTCAAGCTGGGCGTCGCCACCGGGAGAACGAGAAAGGCGACGGAACTCGCCCTCAGTCGATTCGGCATCAAAGACTACTTCGATGCGGTGATCACCCTCGATGAAACACCAAACGGGAAGAGGAAACCCCATCCTTACCCGGTGGCGAAGGCGATGTCGCTACTCGGGGCAAAACGTGCTTACTATTTCGGGGATAATGTGGACGACATCAAGGCGGGTATCTCCGCCTCTGCCCATCCGATCGGGGTGATGCCTCCCGGGATCGGAGGAAAGCGCCTTAGGGAACTGTTCCGCGAAGCTGGTGCCCTGCTCGTCCTCGATCACCCCCGCCTCATCCCCGAGTTATTTCCTGAATTAAAATGA
- a CDS encoding S9 family peptidase encodes MRSKRIYLISLSLLLIGLLAFAGEGKITIGTYHDFKVPLRPIVWSPDSGKFFFRYNDLGYVDIWYYELSSGKLKKITAFKARELGTPVVSPKGDLLLTVKDKKLILVPVNGGTPREITEGKETPRSYSFSPDGGRIIYSEGGRIYLYDLAKSRGRLLFTDRGEDISPIFSPDGRRIAFVSYRKSHSFIGLYSFEDDSYRFLNPSWQFDRNPVFTPDGRYLIYYKLYDDRGKYAEVVATDLETGEMKKLFSDRDENRDWFRPHRILVTPDGKSIIIFSEVSGYLHPYIIDIATGKKRALSQGKYEDESWALAKAGSLLAISGNRYDINRRQIYLIDLKSGKIRKIAGEDINVYPSFSPDGKKIAYLHSSPYAVQDIWLMDTEGKEKRQITHSMPPGLTKDLLVAPKIITYPSKGLTITAFLFVPKDIKPGEKRPAAIFLHGGPIRQMLAGFHYSHYYARHYAFGQYLVHKGYVVLSINYRGGIGYGRRFREALKGDIGRGDYEDVLRGVEFLQSLPYVDPKRIGMWGGSYGGYLTMLLIARNSAEIAAGAALHGICDWDDFAHYSPFWRDMLGGGIAKRPDLILLSSAINFVSELSSPIIMFHGDADRNVPFEQSIKFARALMKAGKYFEFYVYPDEPHSFLSHKAWANTFEKIDEFFDKFLLKKEK; translated from the coding sequence ATGAGAAGCAAGAGGATATATCTCATCAGCTTAAGCCTTCTCCTAATAGGGCTCTTAGCCTTCGCTGGCGAGGGCAAAATCACCATTGGAACCTACCATGATTTCAAGGTTCCACTAAGGCCCATCGTCTGGAGCCCAGATAGCGGTAAGTTCTTCTTTCGTTATAATGATCTGGGGTATGTCGACATCTGGTATTATGAGCTATCTTCAGGAAAGCTCAAGAAGATTACCGCCTTCAAAGCCCGGGAACTCGGCACTCCAGTCGTCTCTCCCAAGGGAGACCTGCTCCTCACCGTGAAGGATAAAAAGCTCATCCTTGTTCCCGTAAATGGGGGAACCCCCAGGGAGATAACCGAAGGGAAGGAGACGCCCCGCTCTTACTCCTTCTCCCCTGATGGCGGGAGGATTATCTACTCCGAAGGAGGAAGGATTTACCTCTACGATCTTGCTAAGAGCAGAGGGAGATTGCTATTTACAGATCGAGGGGAGGACATATCACCCATCTTCTCACCTGATGGGAGGAGGATCGCTTTCGTCTCCTATCGCAAGTCCCATAGCTTCATTGGGCTTTATTCCTTTGAGGACGATAGTTACCGTTTCTTGAACCCCTCGTGGCAATTCGACAGGAACCCGGTCTTCACCCCAGATGGGAGATATCTCATCTACTACAAGTTATATGATGACCGAGGTAAATACGCTGAGGTAGTGGCAACTGATCTCGAAACGGGGGAGATGAAAAAACTTTTCTCCGATCGCGATGAAAATCGCGATTGGTTCCGTCCCCATCGGATACTGGTTACACCGGATGGCAAAAGTATCATCATTTTCTCCGAGGTTTCCGGATACCTCCATCCCTATATCATAGATATTGCAACCGGCAAGAAGAGAGCTCTCTCCCAGGGGAAATATGAGGACGAGTCCTGGGCGCTCGCCAAAGCGGGGAGCTTACTCGCCATCTCTGGGAATCGTTACGATATAAATCGGCGCCAGATATACCTTATTGACCTCAAGAGCGGTAAGATTAGGAAAATAGCGGGAGAGGATATAAATGTCTATCCCTCGTTCTCGCCCGATGGCAAAAAGATCGCCTATCTCCATTCCTCTCCTTACGCGGTGCAGGATATCTGGTTGATGGACACTGAAGGAAAAGAAAAGAGACAGATCACCCACTCGATGCCACCAGGACTTACCAAAGACCTCCTTGTCGCCCCTAAGATCATCACCTACCCCAGCAAGGGCCTCACCATCACCGCCTTTCTCTTTGTACCTAAGGACATCAAACCAGGAGAGAAAAGGCCAGCAGCAATATTCCTCCACGGAGGACCGATAAGGCAGATGTTAGCCGGCTTCCATTACAGCCACTATTACGCCCGACACTATGCTTTCGGGCAGTATCTCGTTCACAAGGGTTATGTGGTTCTCTCGATAAACTACAGGGGAGGGATCGGCTACGGAAGACGTTTTCGAGAAGCGCTCAAGGGGGATATAGGGAGAGGTGACTATGAGGATGTACTCCGCGGGGTAGAATTTTTGCAATCGCTACCTTATGTTGACCCGAAAAGGATCGGGATGTGGGGCGGGAGCTATGGTGGATACCTAACGATGCTTCTCATCGCCCGAAATTCTGCAGAGATAGCTGCCGGTGCCGCCCTCCATGGGATCTGCGACTGGGATGACTTCGCCCATTATTCCCCCTTCTGGCGGGATATGCTTGGCGGTGGCATCGCCAAAAGACCCGATCTCATCCTCCTCTCTTCGGCGATAAACTTCGTCTCCGAGCTTTCCTCACCGATCATAATGTTCCACGGCGATGCAGATAGGAATGTGCCCTTCGAGCAGTCAATAAAGTTCGCCCGCGCCCTGATGAAGGCAGGCAAGTACTTCGAGTTCTATGTCTACCCCGACGAACCCCATAGCTTCCTTTCCCATAAGGCTTGGGCAAACACCTTCGAGAAGATCGACGAATTCTTTGATAAATTCCTCCTTAAAAAGGAGAAGTAG